Proteins from a genomic interval of Zingiber officinale cultivar Zhangliang chromosome 1B, Zo_v1.1, whole genome shotgun sequence:
- the LOC121970010 gene encoding pentatricopeptide repeat-containing protein At1g61870, mitochondrial-like has protein sequence MAAAAACSSALVRSRSAGLSSILRSAFCALAAHADPPASAGLDTISAVKRAILSESDPDRIADLFQSAAHLPRFYAHRPIFSLTVDKLARAKRPDLVDRLLSPLLSDVKCTQNEGFIIRLISLYSSAGMLDHAEATFNRIPQLLGRSGSDKSLSALLFGYFRNRQFDLVIKTFNHAPKQLGAVPGINSYNVLLQTLCQKNDLETARNVIDGMAEKGIAPDIISFNTLLSGYLKNGGDDRFDEILEQISSAGLEPNVVTCNCRISKFCQNSETFKAQELLDVMVSKGIHPNLTTFSTIISGYSAEGNVNAALEVFKRMKVMKRTNKSEGVSPNAYIYCVLVRDLVQNGEFGEALGICQECLNNKYVLPFEVVKALIDGLVKDSRIDEAKDVAAKMRMIVKGSAINSWNELEGELSL, from the coding sequence atggccgccgccgccgcctgctCCTCTGCTCTCGTCCGCAGTCGTTCCGCCGGCCTCTCTTCCATCCTCCGATCGGCCTTCTGCGCCCTCGCTGCTCATGCCGATCCCCCCGCCTCCGCCGGTCTGGACACCATCTCTGCCGTCAAACGCGCCATCCTCTCGGAATCCGACCCCGACCGCATCGCCGATCTCTTCCAGTCCGCTGCACACCTTCCCCGCTTCTACGCTCACCGCCCCATCTTCTCCCTCACTGTCGACAAGCTCGCCCGCGCCAAACGCCCTGACCTCGTCGACCGCCTCCTGTCCCCGCTCCTATCCGACGTCAAGTGTACCCAAAACGAGGGTTTTATCATCCGCCTCATCTCTCTCTACTCTTCTGCAGGCATGCTCGATCACGCCGAAGCCACTTTCAATCGTATCCCTCAACTCCTTGGTCGGTCCGGCTCCGACAAATCCCTATCTGCCCTCCTTTTCGGTTACTTCCGCAATCGCCAGTTTGACCTCGTCATCAAGACCTTTAACCATGCACCAAAGCAGCTGGGCGCCGTTCCTGGAATAAACTCATATAATGTCCTCCTTCAGACATTGTGCCAAAAAAATGATCTTGAAACTGCACGCAATGTGATTGATGGAATGGCTGAGAAAGGAATTGCCCCAGATATCATCTCTTTCAATACTCTCTTGAGCGGCTACTTAAAAAACGGAGGAGATGATCGATTTGATGAAATTCTTGAGCAAATCTCGAGCGCGGGATTGGAGCCTAATGTTGTTACCTGCAATTGTAGGATATCCAAGTTCTGTCAAAATTCAGAGACGTTCAAGGCACAGGAGTTACTGGATGTGATGGTTTCCAAGGGTATCCACCCTAACTTGACAACTTTTAGTACCATAATTAGTGGATACTCGGCAGAAGGCAATGTAAATGCTGCATTGGAGGTGTTCAAGAGGATGAAGGTCATGAAGAGGACGAACAAGAGTGAGGGAGTGTCACCTAATGCATATATATATTGCGTCTTGGTTCGTGATTTGGTTCAGAACGGGGAGTTTGGTGAAGCACTGGGAATCTGCCAAGAATGCTTGAATAATAAGTATGTGCTGCCATTTGAGGTTGTGAAAGCACTGATCGATGGTCTGGTGAAGGATTCAAGAATTGACGAAGCAAAAGATGTTGCGGCAAAAATGAGAATGATAGTGAAAGGCAGTGCCATCAATTCTTGGAATGAGCTTGAAGGTGAACTCTCTTTGTAG